In one window of Gossypium arboreum isolate Shixiya-1 chromosome 4, ASM2569848v2, whole genome shotgun sequence DNA:
- the LOC108459295 gene encoding putative cyclin-D7-1, producing the protein MSSFSKSESRIAMENLLCDEVWLSSPGTPDLSHESEHYIWKGYGYADLFYTTKEDSEQALVICLKKELSYMPEAGYLDYLQSKNLVFARFRAVQWLIKTCTRLNLSIGTVFNAVNYLDRFLSMSQCHGWKHWMMELLSVACLSIAAKFNETSLPSLDELQMEDLEHCFQPSTIQQMELMVLQALKWRLGSTTSYSYIELITSNYICDINYNLHKELINQVNRTLVKAILDFELVPYPPSVVAVSALWCSLEELVPSSYNAHLTKILKLINQDHEDDIMECRRIMKAWLVHPFYNMKVSEQCSHYYPPSPVTVLLTDRIDMINDCQVDLSVFKMPLAGSNVFKLDRESSGNRKRKKEE; encoded by the exons ATGAGTTCTTTCTCGAAATCAGAAAGCAGAATTGCAATGGAGAATTTGCTTTGTGATGAGGTTTGGCTTTCGAGTCCTGGAACTCCAGACCTCAGCCATGAAAGTGAACATTACATTTGGAAGGGCTATGGCTATGCAGATTTATTTTATACGACAAAGGAAGACTCGGAGCAGGCTCTTGTAATATGCCTGAAGAAAGAGCTTAGTTACATGCCTGAAGCTGGATATCTAGATTATCTCCAATCTAAAAATTTGGTGTTTGCTAGGTTTAGAGCGGTTCAGTGGCTTATTAAG ACTTGTACTCGGTTAAATCTGTCTATTGGAACCGTTTTCAATGCGGTAAATTACCTAGATCGTTTCCTATCAATGAGTCAGTGCCAT GGATGGAAGCATTGGATGATGGAGTTGCTATCCGTTGCATGTTTATCCATTGCCGCCAAGTTCAACGAGACTTCCCTCCCTTCCTTGGATGAACTTCAG ATGGAAGACTTGGAGCATTGTTTTCAACCGAGCACAATCCAGCAGATGGAACTGATGGTGTTACAGGCTTTAAAATGGCGTCTTGGTTCTACAACATCCTATTCCTATATAGAGCTGATTACATCAAATTATATCTGTGATATCAATTATAACCTTCACAAGGAGTTAATCAACCAAGTTAATAGGACACTTGTCAAAGCTATATTGG ATTTCGAGTTGGTGCCATATCCACCTAGCGTTGTTGCAGTATCTGCTTTATGGTGCAGTCTAGAAGAGTTAGTTCCATCATCATATAATGCCCATCTCACCAAAATTTTGAAGCTAATAAACCAAGATCACgag GATGATATTATGGAATGTCGTAGGATAATGAAAGCATGGCTGGTTCATCCATTCTACAACATGAAAGTTTCAGAGCAGTGCTCCCATTACTACCCTCCAAGTCCTGTGACCGTTTTGTTGACGGACAGGATTGACATGATCAATGATTGCCAAGTCGATCTCTCAGTCTTCAAGATGCCATTGGCAGGTTCAAATGTTTTTAAACTTGATCGTGAATCAAGTGGGAatagaaaaaggaagaaagaagaaTAG
- the LOC108459395 gene encoding uncharacterized protein LOC108459395, whose amino-acid sequence MPVRVTESSTPSQVSGTNSGDTSPPACTLLSVGQTFSGTQNVSSLQKEEAWRVNVRIQGCDLEHGYLCGTMEALNVPMADTPVVTFWEGEIVDTKNYTFYTGKWEASPEDDKRHWTKFPSFSPLLSQVEVDGGKSLDLSNYPYIFMRWKEQYFVNVGTDCGLTIAGFYYVCFSCSDGSISGFYYDPNSSPFQKLELKSTNEGRSGYSFSSYELQ is encoded by the exons ATGCCAGTGAGAGTCACGGAGAGCTCTACACCTTCTCAAGTTTCAG GTACAAATTCCGGAGATACTTCACCTCCAGCTTGTACACTTTTGAGTGTTGGACAG ACATTTTCTGGCACACAAAATGTCTCTAGTTTACAAAAAGAGGAAGCTTGGCGAGTTAATGTTCGAATACAAGGATGTGATCTCGAACATGGGTATCTTTGTGGGACTATGGAAGCTCTAAATGTTCCTATGGCCGATACACCA GTGGTAACCTTTTGGGAAGGGGAGATTGTAGATACAAAGAATTATACTTTCTATACTGGCAAGTGGGAAGCATC GCCTGAGGATGATAAAAGGCATTGGACAAAGTTTCCATCTTTTTCACCACTACTG AGTCAAGTAGAGGTTGATGGTGGGAAATCTTTGGACCTGAGTAATTACCCATACATATTTATG AGATGGAAAGAGCAATACTTCGTAAATGTTGGGACAGACTGTGGGCTAACCATAGCCGGATTTTACTATGTTTGCTTCTCTTGCAGCGATGGTTCTATCAGCGGCTTCTATTACGATCCTAATAGCAG TCCATTTCAGAAGCTTGAGCTGAAATCCACAAATGAAGGAAGATCAGGATACAGTTTTTCATCATATGAACTGCAGTAA